The following DNA comes from Maylandia zebra isolate NMK-2024a linkage group LG6, Mzebra_GT3a, whole genome shotgun sequence.
TATCTGTATATAATCTGCTCCTATTGCACTTACTGCTCTTGCACTTCTGATTAGATGCAAACTGTATTTCGTTACCCTGTGTTTATACATGTGTAaggacaataaagttgaatccaAATCATAACACAGTTAAAGGTGAGCCTTCAGTCAGGGTGTTTGTGGCACTttgttgaattaaaaaaaacctgttttatctcTCTCTAAAGTTACAGCTGAGTTTGCACACAGTGGCTGTGTGTGAATAAGCAATAAGTGATCTGACTGCTGTTTGCATCCAGAGGAGCCCCCTGCTGGTCAGCAGAGACAAAAGGCGAGGCTGAGGAGATGGAAGAAGACAAAGATGAAGGAGTGAGCAGGACGACCCTCGCTGCTATTCGGGCAGGTGACATTGAGGTCACTGTTGGTCCCAGTGGACGTGAACGTCATGAAGCCCAGCTGGTTGGAGGAAATCCGGCTGTTGATCCAGGTCTGGTACTGGGATACTCTGGTGTAGACTCCTGGAAAATTCGGCTCAGCACAACCTTCCCCAAAACTGACGATTCCCGCCTGAATCCAGCGACCGTTCTGCTTGCTCACCGTTGGACCTCCTGAATCCTCCTTTGAGAGCAAAGCTGAGGAGAGGAAACTGTAGAAGGTGAAAATGtgccaaacacaggaaacagcgATCACCTGACAGGAGTCCTTTCCTCCTGTATGTAGCCCGGCACAGATCATGTTGTCAGTGATGTTTCCCACTCCATAG
Coding sequences within:
- the LOC101463566 gene encoding tryptase-like, with product MNMHQTEWPDCESGPSASKTVTQIIIHPNYNSDTNDNDICLLQLSSPVAFTNYVSPVCLAASSSTFYSGVNSWVTGWADIGSGVSLPSLQNLMEVEVPVVGNRQCNCDYGVGNITDNMICAGLHTGGKDSCQEDSGGPTVSKQNGRWIQAGIVSFGEGCAEPNFPGVYTRVSQYQTWINSRISSNQLGFMTFTSTGTNSDLNVTCPNSSEGRPAHSFIFVFFHLLSLAFCLC